The proteins below are encoded in one region of Sporosarcina sp. FSL K6-1508:
- a CDS encoding ABC transporter ATP-binding protein, which translates to MEKKPVVELKNLSKTIGRKKIIDNLSLSLYPGQITGFLGPNGAGKTTTIRMMVGLMEPSGGDIVIDGKLLADDFEEGLSKVGVIVENPEMYKFMSGYKNLLHFARMHKGVTKARIDEIIDQVGMQNRIHEKVSTYSLGMRQRLGLAQALLHRPKFLILDEPTNGLDPAGIREFRTYLKLIAEKEGVSVFVSSHMLSEIELMCDRIAVIQNGKLVDIRDMTAEQESHYYIEAFPVEIAESMLKAEGFTVEAYKEGFIINAEKTQIPGLVQQIAVHEMQLFAVQPHRKTLEDQFLEMTGGGQIAEAHTK; encoded by the coding sequence ATGGAAAAGAAACCGGTAGTGGAATTGAAGAATTTATCGAAAACGATTGGCAGGAAAAAAATTATCGACAACTTGAGTTTGTCATTGTATCCAGGGCAAATTACAGGATTCCTCGGTCCGAACGGGGCGGGGAAAACGACGACAATTCGTATGATGGTCGGGCTGATGGAACCGTCGGGCGGAGATATCGTGATTGACGGGAAATTACTGGCTGATGACTTTGAAGAAGGACTTTCCAAAGTCGGTGTCATTGTTGAAAACCCGGAAATGTATAAGTTCATGTCGGGCTATAAAAACTTATTACATTTTGCACGCATGCACAAAGGCGTGACAAAAGCACGGATTGATGAAATCATCGACCAGGTCGGTATGCAAAACAGGATTCACGAAAAAGTATCGACGTATTCACTTGGGATGCGGCAACGGCTCGGGCTTGCTCAGGCACTTTTACACCGTCCGAAGTTTTTGATCCTTGATGAACCGACGAACGGGCTCGATCCCGCGGGAATTCGTGAATTCCGGACATATCTTAAGTTAATTGCTGAAAAAGAGGGCGTTTCTGTTTTTGTTTCAAGCCATATGTTGTCGGAAATCGAGCTTATGTGTGACCGGATTGCTGTCATTCAAAACGGTAAACTGGTTGATATACGTGATATGACAGCAGAGCAAGAATCCCATTATTATATTGAAGCATTTCCGGTTGAAATCGCAGAAAGTATGCTGAAAGCTGAAGGGTTTACTGTGGAAGCGTATAAAGAAGGTTTTATTATCAATGCAGAGAAGACGCAGATTCCAGGACTTGTCCAGCAGATTGCGGTACATGAAATGCAATTGTTTGCGGTTCAGCCGCATCGCAAGACGCTTGAAGATCAATTCCTAGAAATGACAGGAGGTGGCCAGATTGCTGAAGCTCATACAAAATGA
- a CDS encoding ABC transporter permease, producing the protein MARLLKLIQNEWMKLWSKKATWLMTGLLVFAILGMFGLTKWIDSMNDYAQQDWKANVQSELTYANEELGTSGLSDGERERIENDKKILEYRLANSIEPLDGNSRESMIMNSSGIGSIAVLLTVIVAAGIVASEFTQGTIKMLLSRPVKRWKILTSKFVTVTIFGILLMFVGFIVSILGAFIFFQSGNGVELTWNGKEVVEVSIWGKGLYMLLLSFANVFVTATFAFMIGSVFRSSSLAIGLSLFIYFMGNTLVMILSQYEVVKYIVFTHMDLTMYESGYQIVEGITMPFSLAVLAVYIVIFLVISYTTFMKRDITA; encoded by the coding sequence GTGGCCAGATTGCTGAAGCTCATACAAAATGAATGGATGAAACTCTGGAGTAAAAAAGCGACTTGGTTAATGACAGGCCTACTCGTGTTTGCGATTTTGGGAATGTTCGGTCTGACGAAGTGGATTGACTCGATGAATGATTACGCACAACAAGATTGGAAAGCAAATGTGCAAAGCGAACTGACCTATGCGAATGAAGAGCTCGGAACCTCGGGACTTTCGGATGGTGAAAGAGAGAGAATTGAAAACGATAAAAAAATTCTTGAATACCGTCTTGCGAATTCAATCGAACCGCTAGATGGCAACAGCCGGGAAAGTATGATCATGAATTCAAGTGGCATCGGTTCCATTGCAGTTTTACTCACAGTTATTGTTGCAGCGGGAATTGTAGCCTCTGAATTTACGCAAGGAACGATTAAGATGCTGTTATCCCGTCCGGTGAAAAGGTGGAAGATTTTAACGTCTAAATTTGTGACGGTCACTATATTCGGTATTCTGCTTATGTTCGTCGGGTTCATTGTATCCATACTTGGTGCCTTTATTTTCTTCCAATCGGGGAATGGAGTAGAGCTTACGTGGAATGGTAAAGAAGTTGTTGAAGTATCTATTTGGGGGAAAGGACTTTATATGTTGCTCCTGTCATTTGCAAATGTATTTGTGACAGCAACGTTTGCATTTATGATTGGTAGCGTCTTCCGTTCTAGCTCACTCGCAATCGGCTTGTCGTTATTCATCTACTTTATGGGCAACACGTTGGTTATGATTCTATCGCAATATGAAGTAGTGAAATACATCGTCTTTACACATATGGATTTGACGATGTATGAGTCAGGTTATCAGATTGTGGAAGGCATTACGATGCCGTTTTCACTCGCCGTACTTGCAGTTTATATCGTAATCTTCCTGGTTATTAGTTATACGACGTTCATGAAACGCGATATTACAGCTTAA